The genomic interval ATCTGGTGAAGTAAAAGTTTCGCCAATTGAACCATTAACTGTCGAATTAGACTTGAATTATGCACATGTAAATTGTACAGGAGAAAACAGTGCAATTGTTAATGCTGTTGCAAAAGGAGGTTTAGGAAATTATCAATATTCTCTATTGGATAGTGCTAAAAACGAAATTAGACCTGCTCAAGCAGATGGTCTTTTCACGCAACTTTATGCAGGAACTTATTTCGTTCATGTTATGAGTGAAGATTGCCAGAGAGACGAACAATTTGTAGTTACTGAAACGCTAACGGCATTAACTTCTAATTATACTGTTGAGCCAGTTAAATGTAACGGAGATAAGACTGGTAAGATTACCATTACGGCTTCTGGTGGAACGGGAGTTATTAAGTATGCAATAGAACCTCATTTAGACCAATTCATGGACAGTGGAGTTTTTGATGGATTAGTTGCGGGTACTTACACTGTTCTTATCCAAGACATTTTGGGTTGTATTAATACACATGAGATTACGGTAGATCAGCCTGGAATTTTAATTGCTTACGAAGTGCCAAATTCTATGGTTCCTGAGATTTGTAAAGGAGATAAAGATGGAGCATTTAGTATTGAAATTTCTGGAGGTACAGGACCATATTTTGCAAGTCTTGATAACGAAAAAGGTCCGTTCGTTCCTGTAAATGGAACAACAGTAGATTACACTGGACTTTCAGGAGGAGTTCATACTGTTTATGTTAGAGATACAAACTTGTGTAGTATTCCTGTTCAAGTTAATATGCCAGAGCCAGTTGTTCTGGATCCGAAAGCTGAGGTGAAATATGACTGTGTGAACAATTTACAATCAAACATGGTAATTGTAACTATTGATGCATCTAACACAAACCCTGCAGATGTTGATTACTCATTAGATAATAATGGTACATATCAACCAAGCAATATCTTTACAAATGTTGCACCAGGACCTCACTTTATAGTGGCAAGACATACAAATGGATGTGAAGTACCAACTGAAACGTTTACAATTGATGCAGTTGCAGAATTAGACTTAGTAGATGTAACAAATTCAAGTAAAGACATCAACATTCTTGAAGTGAAAGCTTCTGGCGGTGTTGCTCCTTATGAATATAGTTTCAACGGAGAACCATTCTCATCATCTAACACTTATAGAATCTATAAAACTGGTGATTATCCGGTAACTGTTAGAGATAAAAACGGTTGTGAGAAAACAATCATTGTTCATGGTATTTTCTATGATTTCTGTATGCCAAACTATTTCACACCAAACGGAACGGGTTCAAATACATCAATTGGTCCTGATTGTGGTGCACTAGCATACAAAGAATTAACATTCGATATTTTCGACAGATACGGTAGAGTAGTAGCGAAATACCGCGTTGGTCAGAAATGGGATGGTAAATACAATGGAAATGAATTGCCAACCGGAGATTACTGGTACGTTCTTAAGTTAAATGACCCGAAAGATCCAAGAGAGTTTGTTGGACACTTCACTTTATACAGATAACAAAATTATAGCCCCAAATGATGTTATCTAAAAAAATTAATACAATGAAAAAGTTTATTCTATCCTTAGTACTCATGGCTGTAACAACAAGTTACAGCCAAGAGTTAAACCTACCAGTGTTTACTCAGTATTTGGCTGATAACCCTTTTATTCTTTCCCCTGCTTATGCCGGAATTGGAGATAATCTTCGTATTAGAGCCAACGGTCTTACGCAATGGGTTGGAATTAAAGATGCGCCAGATAACCAATCATTGTATGCCGATTTTCGTGTTTTAGACCGTTCGGGTGTTGGTTTGTCATTGTATAATGATAGCAACGGAAATACAAGACAAACAGGAGCAAAGGTTTCGTTTGCGCATCACCTTATTTTAGATTATTATTCTGAGCAATATTTATCTTTTGGTATTTCGTATAACTTCAATAGTTTTCGTTTAGAAACAGGAAATTTCATTGGAGATGTAAATGCTCCAGGAGGCCCTATAGATCCAACCGTTACAGACAATCGCCAAACATCAAACAATAACTTTGATATTAGTGCTTTGTATCGTTTTAAAGGCTTTTATTTAAGTTTTAATGCCAATAACGTTTTGAAGAAAAACTTGACTAAAGAAAGAACAAACGAACCAGATTTGCTTTCTAACTTTCAGGTTTACTCTGGATTTACTTTCAAAGACGGCGAAAATAGACGTATCGAATACGAACCATCGGTTTTCTTGCAGTATTTTGCAAGTGATGGACGTTCTACAACCGATTTTAACTTCAAATACAGACGTTACAATCGTTACGAAGATTACTATTGGATTGGAGTTTCATACCGTTTCTTAAACGACCAATTTCCAAAACCTTTAGCAGCAGGTCCAATGGCAGGTTTTATGAAATCTAAGTTCTATTTTGCTTATTCGTACCAAATGATGTTTAACGGACTTGGAAGCTATAATTCAGGAACACATTCGATCACAATCGGATTCGATTTCTTACAATCTATCAGTAACTGTCCTTGTACGCAGAGTCCAGTTCACGATTAATCGCCAAAAGACGATCATGTTAAATAGCTGAAAAGCCACAATATTTTAAAGCGAGCCGCAACATTAGGTGTTTTTACCGCAATAATTTGAAATAGACTTTTAATAATATTAAATTTGAAATGATATCGTTTTGTTTTTCAAAAAGGTATAAATCAAATTTGATTCATGAAAGCAAAATTTTCACTCTATGCGAAACACGTAGTTTTGTGCCTCGCTTTTTTATTTTTGCCGTATGCATTTACGTCAACAAATAACGTTTTTTCGTTACCGCATTTGTATACAAACGCACATGATCGAATTTACTTATTCATTTATTTCACACTCCTTTGTTTCTTTTATTTCAACTATTATTATTTAATTCCAAAACTTTATTTCTCAGATAAAAAGCTTTTGTATTATTTAATAATTTTGGTTTTCCTTTTATTTTTTCTTTGGATTTCGACTGTTTTAGATCATCCAAGCCGCAATTTTTTAGATTTTGAATACCATTCCGGAAAATTTCCAGTTCATCCAAAACCATTCGATCCAAGATTTCCGCCTCCTCCACATGGTAGCAATCCAATGTCTTTTGAATTTAACGGCGGACCACCAACACAATACGGACATACAACTTTAGTATACTTAATAGGCGTAATATCTAGTTTACTATTTGCCATTTCTGGAAGACTTCAAGGCGTAGAGAAAGAAAAGGTAAAATCTGAATTGGCTTTTCTAAAAGCACAAATCAATCCGCATTTTTTGTTTAATACGCTAAATAGCATTTATGCATTAGCGCTAAAAAAAGATGACAGAACTCCAGACGCGGTTGTTCAGTTATCAGAATTAATGCGTTACATCATGACCAATTCAAACGATGAGGTAATCGAATTAAGCAAAGAAATTAATTATATTAATAATTACATTTCATTGCAGAAAACACGTTTAGGAAACACGGTAAACATTAATTATTCCGTAATCGGAATTACTTCTGGTAAAGTCATAACGCCCCTAATTTTGATTTCTTTTATCGAAAATGCATTTAAACACGGAGTCAATCCCGACCAGACTTCAGAAATTTACATTAAGATTGATATTGAAGAAGAAATACTAACTTTATACGTTTCTAATAGAAAAACATTTTCTGTTCAATCAGATTCTGGAATCGGACTTCAAAATACTATCGAAAGATTAAAACTAGTTTATCCTAATAAACATGCTTTAATGATTGAAGATTCAGCAGAAAAATATATTGTCAATTTGAGCGTTAAAATACGATGATAAAAGCAATTGCATTAGATGACGAGCCTTTGGCTTTAGAAATCCTCCAAAGTTTATGCGATACAATCGAGTACATTGAACTTGAGAAAACTTTCACAAAGTCAGATGAAGCATTCAAATATTTGAAGAAATATCCAGTAGATTTATTGTTTCTGGATATCAATATGCCGTCAATTTCTGGATTAGATTTTTATAAAAAACTGCCACACAAAACGATGGTGATTTTTACAACCGCTTATTCTGAATTTGCTGTAGAAGGTTTTACTTTAAGCGCTACAGATTATCTGCTCAAACCAATTTCACTTTCAAGATTCCAACAAGCGACTGAAAAAGCATATTCGCAATGGAAACTTCAAAATCAAAACATAGAACAGCAATATCTTTTTATTCGTGCCGATTATAGCCTAATTAAAATCCTATTTTCTGATATTTTGTTTATCGAAGGATTAGACGATTATCTAAAAATTCACATCCAAAACCAAAAAACGGTTGTGGCAAGAATGACATTAAAAGCAATTCTTCAAAAACTGCCAGAAACAGAATTTGTGCGTGTGCACCGTTCGTTTATAATTCCAGTTTCAAAAGTTTCGAAAATTAGAAACAAAATCATTTTTATAGATCAGACAGAAATTCCAATAAGCGCCAGTTACGAAGAAGGTTTCTTTGCTCTTTTGGATGGAAAGTGATATAATATCGATTATTCAATTAAGCTCCAGCGGAGCGACATCTTTTTTACAATGCCTTTGTAGATGTCGCTCCGCTGGAGCTTTATTATAAATGACTAATAAAATTTCTATAAATATTTCGCTTCTCCAAAGCGTTTTACAAATTAGGCAATGAAAAAAACGAGAATGTTTTTCAACTGAATTTTATTACAAAAAAATATATTTTATCAATTTACCGCATAAATAATCTCGTTTACCTCAAACTTTTTACAACGCCTCAAATTCCAATAATTTTACTTCAAAATAACTGTTAATCATTTAATTGAATAACATTTAAAAAAGCAAAAAAATGGAAAGAAAAGAGTTTTTAAGAGGTTTGGGTTTAGTAGGTATTGGTACTTTGGCAATTCCAATCATAAACTCATGCAGTAAAGATGACGATTCATCAGATTCTTCAGCAGGAACTGATTCTGGTTCAAGTTCTGGTTCAGGATCATCTTCAGGAAGCTGTTCAGTTACGCCATCAGAAACAGCGGGACCGTTTCCAACTATCACGCCGTCATCTTTGGTAAAATCAAATATCGTGATGGATAGAACTGGTGTCGCTTTTACGATTAAAATTACAATTAAAAACACCAAAGCAAGTTGTGCCGCACTAAAAGATGCAATCGTTGATATTTGGCATTGCGATAAAGATGGTTATTATTCAGAATACGGCGGAACTGGTATGCAATCTGTAAATTATACTTCTTATCACTTTTTAAGAGGAAGACAAACGACAGATGAAAACGGATTGGTTACTTTCACGTCTATTTTTCCAGGTTGGTATTCTGGACGCGCAACTCATATACATGTTCATATTTACAACTCTAGCGGAACTTCATTATTGGTAACACAAATTGCTTTTCCAGAAGGAACAGGCAGTGCAGTTGCAACAGTAAACGCATCTACAGCAAATGGTTATACAAAAGGGATGTCTGGTTATACTTATAATGCTTCAGATAATGTGTTTTCAGATTCTGTAGCAAACGAATTGGGAGCTGTTACAGGAAGTTTAAGCGAAGGTTACGTTTTAACGCATACCATTAACGTAGCGAGTTAGTTATCTTAAAAATAGTTTACCATGATAGCGCAGATTCCAGCACAGATTTATAAGTCAGATTCAAGAGGCTTTTTCAATTCAGATAAGCACAATTGTTTTGCAACTTTTAATTTTGAACAATATCAAGATTTATCGAGAAACGCATTTGGATCTTTAAAGATTTTAAACGAAGTAATACTTGCTCCGCAACAGCGCATTATTAGAGAAATAAAATCAAGGACAAATGTTATTATTCTGCCTTTATTTGGCGGAATTGAATACAAAGATAATTTGGGAAATACGGAGTTTCTGCGCGTAGATCAAATTCGGGTTCTCGCAGCAGATGATGAATTGACGGTTGAAATTTTTAATCCATATAAGGATGAAAATGTGAGTTATTTGGAAATTGAATTTGATATGGGAAAACAATATTTCAAAAACTATTTTCAACAATATAAGTTCGATTTTAGCATGCATAATAAACTTCATTCTTTATTTGAGGTCGAAAGAGCACTAGGATTTATTGGACTTTATGATGGAAGAAAGCAAGGATCTTTTACTTTACGAAATGCCAAAAACGGAATTTTCGTATTTGTGGTCAATGGAGCTTTTGAAGTTGAAGACCGACTTTTAGAAGCCAAAGACGGATTAGCTTTAAAAGAAACAGAAAAAATTGAATGGGAAGCGCTTTCAGAAAATGCAATTCTATTGGTTATCGAAGTTCCAATAAAAACACTTAATTCATGAAGATTACTAAAATAAAGTTAGCGTATCGCATTGTAATCGATAATTCATCTTCATTTCTTTGGGATAAATATGTTTTTGAAGATACTTTCAAAGAATATCAAATGCAGAGTCAGCAGTTTAATTCGGTGGAAAATCCAAAGAATACTTTTAGAGAATTGCTGAGCGAGAATAAAAAAGCCAATCAGTTGCATTTCTTAACTGGAATTGCTGCAAGTGGATACGTAGAACAATTAAAAGGAAACTTTCACCGCGTTGCAGACGTTTTAGGGAACAACTATTTTCCTTTTATAAACTATCAATTAGACATTATAAATACAGATATTTCAGATTCATCAAAACATAAAATCGGAATCACTTTTTATTCGCCTTTATTACATTATTTCGGAATTATCGAAGGAAACTATCTTGTGTCTAAAGACATTGAAAACAAAAACGAATTCGGAACCATAATGTTTCCTGTTCAGAATAATTTATCTATTTGTTACATTCAGACAGAAAATTAAACCTCCAAAAACAAAAAATTGTCTATTTTCATTTTTTGCCTTTCCTGTTTTTCTGTTGACAGGAAAGGTTTTTTTATTTTTAGTAGTAATGAATTACAGTCTAAAATTGTTTTTATTCTTAAATAAATCAATTTTTTTGTAAATTTATAACGTTTTCGTTCTTTTTATTGCTTCTTTTTTAGTTTATTCGAATTTATTAGAAGTCTAAAAGTCCTATATTTGTTTTTCTTTCTAAAAAAAACTAAAAATTATCAAGATGAAAACTTTAAACGATTTCGATTTTAAAAATAAAAAAGCAATTATCCGTGTTGACTTCAACGTGCCTTTGGATGAGAATTTTAATGTAACTGATACAACACGTATTGAAGCTGCTAAACCTACAATTGATGCTATTTTAGCGCAAGGCGGAAGTGTGATTTTAATGTCGCATTTAGGAAGACCAAAAGGAGCAGAAGAGAAATATTCTCTAAAACATATTTTAAGTACAGCTTCTGATATTTTAGGGGTTCCAGTAAAATTTGCTGAGAATTGCGTTGGAGAAGCAGCTCAAGCAGCAGCAAAAGATTTAAAACCAGGTGAAGTTTTATTATTAGAAAATTTACGTTTTCATGCTGAAGAAGAAGCTGGAGATGTAGCTTTCGCTAAAGAATTGGCTTCTCTTGGAGATGTTTATGTAAATGATGCATTTGGTACAGCTCACAGAGCACACGCATCGACTACAATTATTGCACAATTCTTCCCGAACGATAAAACTTTCGGAACATTATTAGCAAAAGAAATTGAAAGTTTAAATAAAGTATTAAAAAACAGCGAAAAACCTGTAACTGCCGTTCTTGGTGGTTCTAAAGTTTCTTCTAAAATCACGGTTATCGAAAATATCTTAGATAAAGTAGATCACATGATTATTGGTGGAGGAATGACTTTTACTTTCATTAAAGCACAAGGCGGAAAAATCGGTGAGTCTATCTGCGAAGATGACAAATTAGATTTAGCTTTAGAAATTTTAAGATTAGCAAAAGAGAAAAATGTACAAGTTCACATTCCTGTTGATGTTGTTGCTGCTGACGATTTTTCGAATACAGCCAATACTCAAATTGTAGATGTAACTGCAATTCCTGATGGATGGCAAGGTTTAGACGCAGGTCCAAAATCTTTAGAGAACTTCAAAAAAGTAATTTTAGAGTCAAAAACAATTCTTTGGAACGGTCCATTAGGTGTTTTTGAAATGGAAACTTTCTCTAAAGGAACAATTGCATTAGGAGATTATATCGCAGAAGCTACCGCAAATGGAGCATTTTCATTAGTTGGAGGTGGAGATTCTGTTGCGGCTGTAAAACAGTTCGGATTCGAAGATAAAATGAGCTATGTTTCTACTGGTGGTGGGGCAATGCTTGAGATGTTAGAAGGAAGAATTTTACCTGGAATCGCTGCTATTTTAGACTAAAATATCACAATTAACATTTTTTTAATTAGTTTTCTTCGATAAAGAACTTATTTTTGCAAAAGTACACTTCTCGTAATTATTTGAATTACAGAATTTTAAAAAAATGTTATATGATTGTAAGGAAAATATCATTAGTGGTTTCTGCTTTCTTTACGATGGCTGCCTTTTCACAAGAAACAGCATCGAATTTTGAAAGTAAGCCCGAAGTTAAGGTAACATATTTAGACTCTATAAAAAGTACATTCAAAAAAAATGAACTAGCTTCAAAAGTAGATAGTTTATGGATGAACGAATTAGTAAGTCTAGATATATATGAAGACCTGACCAAAGACATTCAAACCATCAACAAAGACGTTACGGTTGATGAAGAATTGCCAACAGAATTGCTAAAACAACGTTTGGCAGCAATGAATGAGAAATCACCTTTTGAGATTGAATACAATCAAGGTTTAGAAAATATAATAAAGTCATTTCTTAAGAACCGTAAAAAATCGTTTTCTCGATTAATGGCTTTATCAGAATATTATTTCCCAATCTTTGAGGAAGCTTTTGCCAAACAAAATGTTCCTTTGGAAATAAAATATTTAGCTGTTGTAGAATCTGCTTTAAATCCTAAAGCAGTTTCTAGAATGGGCGCTACGGGACTTTGGCAATTTATGTACGGAACCGGAAAACAATACGCTTTAAAAATCGATTCTTATATCGATGAAAGAAGCGATCCTCTTAAAGCTACAGCTGCATGTTCAGAATACATGACCAAAATGTACAATATTTTTGGCGACTGGGAACTGGTTTTAGCTTCTTACAATTCAGGTCCAGGAAATGTTACCAAAGCAATTCGTCGTTCTGGCGGAAAAACAAAATACTGGGACATTCGCAATTATCTTCCAAGAGAAACTCAAGGTTACGTTCCAGCTTTCTTAGCAACAATGTACCTTTTCGAATATCACAAAGAACACGGAATTAATCCAGAAAGAGCAGTAGTTAAAAACTTCGAAACGGATACTGTAGCAATCAAAAATCAAATGTCTTTCAAACAGATTGCCGATTTATTAGATATGCCACAATCTCAAATTCAGCTTTTAAATCCATCGTATAAAATGGGTGTTGTTCCGTTTTATCAAGGAGAACAACATTTTATTCGTCTTCCAAAAGATAAAATTGCAACTTTTGTGTCTAACGAACCGCAGATTTATGCTTACGTAAAGTATGACTCT from Flavobacterium sp. YJ01 carries:
- a CDS encoding type IX secretion system membrane protein PorP/SprF, producing MKKFILSLVLMAVTTSYSQELNLPVFTQYLADNPFILSPAYAGIGDNLRIRANGLTQWVGIKDAPDNQSLYADFRVLDRSGVGLSLYNDSNGNTRQTGAKVSFAHHLILDYYSEQYLSFGISYNFNSFRLETGNFIGDVNAPGGPIDPTVTDNRQTSNNNFDISALYRFKGFYLSFNANNVLKKNLTKERTNEPDLLSNFQVYSGFTFKDGENRRIEYEPSVFLQYFASDGRSTTDFNFKYRRYNRYEDYYWIGVSYRFLNDQFPKPLAAGPMAGFMKSKFYFAYSYQMMFNGLGSYNSGTHSITIGFDFLQSISNCPCTQSPVHD
- a CDS encoding LysM peptidoglycan-binding domain-containing protein — encoded protein: MIVRKISLVVSAFFTMAAFSQETASNFESKPEVKVTYLDSIKSTFKKNELASKVDSLWMNELVSLDIYEDLTKDIQTINKDVTVDEELPTELLKQRLAAMNEKSPFEIEYNQGLENIIKSFLKNRKKSFSRLMALSEYYFPIFEEAFAKQNVPLEIKYLAVVESALNPKAVSRMGATGLWQFMYGTGKQYALKIDSYIDERSDPLKATAACSEYMTKMYNIFGDWELVLASYNSGPGNVTKAIRRSGGKTKYWDIRNYLPRETQGYVPAFLATMYLFEYHKEHGINPERAVVKNFETDTVAIKNQMSFKQIADLLDMPQSQIQLLNPSYKMGVVPFYQGEQHFIRLPKDKIATFVSNEPQIYAYVKYDSEMKSTSSRLAVKYAPKAKPATVKPAAIEKNNSDFEFYKVRKGDNLGAIASKYDVSISDIKKWNNLKTNSVAIGRSLKIKSEEETPVKANPINDKREEAIAATDEKSKSGGVDMDYVVVAGDNLGSIAKKFGTTIAELKELNNLTSNNIGLGKTIIISKAAIVIEEPATTTAIASNSVDSFKKKAVSKNVGEDYYVKKGDSLYSISKKYPGVTISDIKKWNGIKDEDIKPGMKLKING
- a CDS encoding intradiol ring-cleavage dioxygenase; protein product: MERKEFLRGLGLVGIGTLAIPIINSCSKDDDSSDSSAGTDSGSSSGSGSSSGSCSVTPSETAGPFPTITPSSLVKSNIVMDRTGVAFTIKITIKNTKASCAALKDAIVDIWHCDKDGYYSEYGGTGMQSVNYTSYHFLRGRQTTDENGLVTFTSIFPGWYSGRATHIHVHIYNSSGTSLLVTQIAFPEGTGSAVATVNASTANGYTKGMSGYTYNASDNVFSDSVANELGAVTGSLSEGYVLTHTINVAS
- a CDS encoding LytTR family DNA-binding domain-containing protein, whose protein sequence is MIKAIALDDEPLALEILQSLCDTIEYIELEKTFTKSDEAFKYLKKYPVDLLFLDINMPSISGLDFYKKLPHKTMVIFTTAYSEFAVEGFTLSATDYLLKPISLSRFQQATEKAYSQWKLQNQNIEQQYLFIRADYSLIKILFSDILFIEGLDDYLKIHIQNQKTVVARMTLKAILQKLPETEFVRVHRSFIIPVSKVSKIRNKIIFIDQTEIPISASYEEGFFALLDGK
- a CDS encoding phosphoglycerate kinase; translation: MKTLNDFDFKNKKAIIRVDFNVPLDENFNVTDTTRIEAAKPTIDAILAQGGSVILMSHLGRPKGAEEKYSLKHILSTASDILGVPVKFAENCVGEAAQAAAKDLKPGEVLLLENLRFHAEEEAGDVAFAKELASLGDVYVNDAFGTAHRAHASTTIIAQFFPNDKTFGTLLAKEIESLNKVLKNSEKPVTAVLGGSKVSSKITVIENILDKVDHMIIGGGMTFTFIKAQGGKIGESICEDDKLDLALEILRLAKEKNVQVHIPVDVVAADDFSNTANTQIVDVTAIPDGWQGLDAGPKSLENFKKVILESKTILWNGPLGVFEMETFSKGTIALGDYIAEATANGAFSLVGGGDSVAAVKQFGFEDKMSYVSTGGGAMLEMLEGRILPGIAAILD
- a CDS encoding sensor histidine kinase yields the protein MYYLIILVFLLFFLWISTVLDHPSRNFLDFEYHSGKFPVHPKPFDPRFPPPPHGSNPMSFEFNGGPPTQYGHTTLVYLIGVISSLLFAISGRLQGVEKEKVKSELAFLKAQINPHFLFNTLNSIYALALKKDDRTPDAVVQLSELMRYIMTNSNDEVIELSKEINYINNYISLQKTRLGNTVNINYSVIGITSGKVITPLILISFIENAFKHGVNPDQTSEIYIKIDIEEEILTLYVSNRKTFSVQSDSGIGLQNTIERLKLVYPNKHALMIEDSAEKYIVNLSVKIR